In the genome of Anas platyrhynchos isolate ZD024472 breed Pekin duck chromosome 23, IASCAAS_PekinDuck_T2T, whole genome shotgun sequence, one region contains:
- the LOC119713451 gene encoding D(1) dopamine receptor, with protein MDGFYSSAEREAVINDTRSRKSWAEEGNSTLSFRGVTAALLLLLILSTLLGNTLVCVAVVRFSHLRSKVTNFFVISLAVSDLFVAVLVMPWKAATEVAGFWPFGAFCDVWVAFDIMCSTASILHLCIISVDRYWAISSPFRYERRMTQRVAFIMIAVTWLLSLLISFIPVQLKWHKDRELHGEQELGVNSTGEEESCDSSLSRTYAISSSLVSFYIPVAIMIVTYTRIFRIARRQIRRISSLERAVEHAQSCHNSDCPHGASLKNSFKKETKVLKTLSIIMGVFVFCWLPFFVLNCMVPFCDLDLHKPGELPCVSETVFSIFVWFGWANSSLNPIIYAFNADFRRAFATLLGCAYLCPSNAVETVNFSNELVSYHHDSTYQKEMVTLSYPQLLPHAAPQLEYNEVSFDKVSQLSSHSTCPAAMHVEHEVAVSLEKITPFTSSAMD; from the coding sequence ATGGATGGTTTTTATTCCTCCGCGGAAAGGGAGGCTGTGATCAATGACACCAGGAGCAGGAAGAGCTGGGCGGAGGAAGGCAACTCCACGTTGTCCTTCCGCGGGGTGACAGCTGCCTTGCTTCTCCTTCTCATCCTCTCCACGCTCCTGGGCAACACCCTGGTGTGCGTGGCCGTCGTCAGGTTCAGCCACTTGCGCTCTAAGGTCACCAACTTCTTTGTGATCTCCTTGGCGGTGTCTGACCTCTTCGTGGCTGTCCTGGTGATGCCTTGGAAGGCTGCCACCGAGGTGGCGGGGTTCTGGCCCTTCGGGGCTTTCTGTGATGTTTGGGTGGCTTTCGATATCATGTGCTCCACGGCCTCCATCCTCCATTTGTGCATCATCAGCGTGGATCGCTACTGGGCCATCTCCAGCCCCTTCCGTTACGAGAGGAGGATGACACAGCGTGTGGCTTTCATCATGATCGCGGTGACTTGGCTGCTCTCCCTCTTGATTTCCTTCATCCCCGTGCAGCTGAAGTGGCACAAGGACCGTGAGCTCCatggggagcaggagctgggtgtGAACAGCAccggggaggaggagagctgtGATTCCAGCCTCAGCAGGACTTATGCCATCTCGTCTTCTCTCGTTAGCTTCTACATCCCCGTTGCCATCATGATCGTGACGTACACCCGCATCTTCCGCATTGCCCGGCGGCAGATCCGCAGGATCTCCTCCCTGGAGAGAGCAGTGGAACATGCCCAAAGCTGCCACAACAGCGACTGCCCTCATGGAGCCTCCCTGAAGAACTCCTTCAAGAAGGAGACCAAGGTCCTCAAGACCCTCTCCATCATCATGGGTGTCTTTGTCTTCTGCTGGCTGCCTTTTTTCGTGCTCAACTGCATGGTGCCCTTTTGTGATCTTGACCTCCACAAGCCAGGAGAGCTGCCTTGCGTCAGCGAGACCGTCTTCAGCATCTTTGTCTGGTTCGGCTGGGCCAACTCTTCCCTCAATCCCATCATCTACGCCTTCAACGCAGATTTTCGGAGAGCCTTCGCAACCCTCTTGGGCTGTGCCTACCTTTGCCCCAGCAACGCGGTGGAGACGGTGAACTTCAGCAACGAGCTGGTCTCCTACCACCACGACAGCACCTATCAGAAGGAAATGGTGACCCTTAGCTACCCCCAGCTTCTCCCCCATGCTGCTCCACAGCTGGAATACAATGAGGTGTCCTTCGACAAGGTTTCTCAGCTCTCCTCTCACAGCACCTGCCCTGCAGCGATGCACGTGGAGCACGAAGTAGCTGTCTCGCTGGAGAAGATTACACCTTTCACCAGCAGTGCCATGGATTGA